Proteins from one Mastacembelus armatus chromosome 16, fMasArm1.2, whole genome shotgun sequence genomic window:
- the rbm42 gene encoding RNA-binding protein 42 isoform X3 has translation MAIKSGEERLKEMEAEMALFEQEVLGGPVPISASPPLLEAVPVALAVPAVPVVRPIIGTNTYRQVQQTLEARAASFVGPPPPPFVGPVPPVRPPPPPMMRPAFVPHILQRPGGQRLQMMRGPPIAPPLPRPPPPPPMMLPPSLQSQTPQGASQAIQHMAAVPQVGDIVSMVSAPTPRGAPPPVKLTPSIIQAAPTVYSAPPATVGHKRIDVRAQRQARMEELAARVAEQQAAVMAAGLLEKKESDDSSTIIGPSMPEPEHPLTETVESATEDKKKGKVEKVKKCIRTAAGISWEDPSLLEWDSDDFRIFCGDLGNEVNDDILARAFSRYPSFLKAKVCQHSYRS, from the exons ATGGCGATCAAGTCAGGAGAAGAGCGTCTGAAAGAGATGGAGGCTGAGATGGCTCT TTTTGAGCAGGAGGTTCTTGGTGGACCAGTACCCATATCAGCAAGCCCACCTCTCTTGGAGGCAGTACCTGTAGCTCTGGCTGTTCCAGCAGTTCCAGTAGTGCGACCCATTATAGGCACCAACACCTACAGACAG GTCCAGCAGACATTAGAAGCAAGAGCTGCTAGTTTTGTTGggcctccaccaccaccctttGTGGGACCAG TCCCTCCAGTACGTCCGCCCCCTCCTCCCATGATGAGACCAGCATTTGTCCCTCATATCCTGCAGAGACCTG GTGGTCAGAGGCTGCAGATGATGCGCGGTCCACCAATAGCACCACCTCTGCCCcgccctcctccacctcctcctatGATGCTCCCTCCTTCTCTGCAGAGCCAAACACCTCAGGGTGCTTCCCAGGCCATCCAGCACATGGCTGCTGTACCTCAG GTTGGTGATATAGTCTCGATGGTGTCAGCCCCGACCCCTAGGGGAGCCCCACCTCCTGTCAAACTGACGCCATCAATTATCCAGGCAGCACCAACTGTTTATTCTGCTCCTCCTGCCACTGTTGGACATAAAAGAATTGATGTTagagctcagagacaagctAGAATG GAAGAACTGGCAGCACGAGTTGCAGAGCAGCAGGCAGCAGTAATGGCAGCAGGTCTACTAGAGAAAAAGGAGAGTGACGACAGCAGCACCATTATTGGACCCAGCATGCCTGAGCCTGAGCACCCCCTCACTGAG ACTGTGGAAAGTGCAACGGAGgacaaaaagaaagggaaagtgGAAAAGGTGAAGAAGTGCATCCGTACGGCAGCAGGGATTAGCTGGGAGGACCCCAGTCTATTGGAGTGGGATTCAG ATGATTTCCGTATTTTCTGCGGCGATCTTGGTAATGAGGTCAATGACGACATACTAGCCAGAGCTTTTAGCAGATACCCATCTTTCCTCAAAGCTAAG GTTTGTCAACATTCCTACAGGTCATAG
- the rbm42 gene encoding RNA-binding protein 42 isoform X1, whose translation MAIKSGEERLKEMEAEMALFEQEVLGGPVPISASPPLLEAVPVALAVPAVPVVRPIIGTNTYRQVQQTLEARAASFVGPPPPPFVGPVPPVRPPPPPMMRPAFVPHILQRPGGQRLQMMRGPPIAPPLPRPPPPPPMMLPPSLQSQTPQGASQAIQHMAAVPQVGDIVSMVSAPTPRGAPPPVKLTPSIIQAAPTVYSAPPATVGHKRIDVRAQRQARMEELAARVAEQQAAVMAAGLLEKKESDDSSTIIGPSMPEPEHPLTETVESATEDKKKGKVEKVKKCIRTAAGISWEDPSLLEWDSDDFRIFCGDLGNEVNDDILARAFSRYPSFLKAKVVRDKRTGKTKGYGFVSFKDPNDYVRAMREMNGKYVGSRPIKLRKSMWKDRNIEVVRKKQKEKKKLGLR comes from the exons ATGGCGATCAAGTCAGGAGAAGAGCGTCTGAAAGAGATGGAGGCTGAGATGGCTCT TTTTGAGCAGGAGGTTCTTGGTGGACCAGTACCCATATCAGCAAGCCCACCTCTCTTGGAGGCAGTACCTGTAGCTCTGGCTGTTCCAGCAGTTCCAGTAGTGCGACCCATTATAGGCACCAACACCTACAGACAG GTCCAGCAGACATTAGAAGCAAGAGCTGCTAGTTTTGTTGggcctccaccaccaccctttGTGGGACCAG TCCCTCCAGTACGTCCGCCCCCTCCTCCCATGATGAGACCAGCATTTGTCCCTCATATCCTGCAGAGACCTG GTGGTCAGAGGCTGCAGATGATGCGCGGTCCACCAATAGCACCACCTCTGCCCcgccctcctccacctcctcctatGATGCTCCCTCCTTCTCTGCAGAGCCAAACACCTCAGGGTGCTTCCCAGGCCATCCAGCACATGGCTGCTGTACCTCAG GTTGGTGATATAGTCTCGATGGTGTCAGCCCCGACCCCTAGGGGAGCCCCACCTCCTGTCAAACTGACGCCATCAATTATCCAGGCAGCACCAACTGTTTATTCTGCTCCTCCTGCCACTGTTGGACATAAAAGAATTGATGTTagagctcagagacaagctAGAATG GAAGAACTGGCAGCACGAGTTGCAGAGCAGCAGGCAGCAGTAATGGCAGCAGGTCTACTAGAGAAAAAGGAGAGTGACGACAGCAGCACCATTATTGGACCCAGCATGCCTGAGCCTGAGCACCCCCTCACTGAG ACTGTGGAAAGTGCAACGGAGgacaaaaagaaagggaaagtgGAAAAGGTGAAGAAGTGCATCCGTACGGCAGCAGGGATTAGCTGGGAGGACCCCAGTCTATTGGAGTGGGATTCAG ATGATTTCCGTATTTTCTGCGGCGATCTTGGTAATGAGGTCAATGACGACATACTAGCCAGAGCTTTTAGCAGATACCCATCTTTCCTCAAAGCTAAG GTGGTGAGAGACAAACGTACAGGAAAGACCAAAGGTTATGGCTTTGTCAGCTTCAAAGATCCAAATGACTATGTCAGAGCCATGAGAGAGATGAATG gAAAGTATGTTGGCAGTCGTCCCATCAAACTGAGGAAAAGTATGTGGAAGGACCGCAACATTGAAGTTGTTCGCAAGaaacagaaggagaagaagaaactggGCCTGAGATAG
- the rbm42 gene encoding RNA-binding protein 42 isoform X2, with protein MAIKSGEERLKEMEAEMALFEQEVLGGPVPISASPPLLEAVPVALAVPAVPVVRPIIGTNTYRQVQQTLEARAASFVGPPPPPFVGPVPPVRPPPPPMMRPAFVPHILQRPGGQRLQMMRGPPIAPPLPRPPPPPPMMLPPSLQSQTPQGASQAIQHMAAVPQVGDIVSMVSAPTPRGAPPPVKLTPSIIQAAPTVYSAPPATVGHKRIDVRAQRQARMEELAARVAEQQAAVMAAGLLEKKESDDSSTIIGPSMPEPEHPLTETVESATEDKKKGKVEKVKKCIRTAAGISWEDPSLLEWDSDDFRIFCGDLGNEVNDDILARAFSRYPSFLKAKVVRDKRTGKTKGYGFVSFKDPNDYVRAMREMNEFPCITSG; from the exons ATGGCGATCAAGTCAGGAGAAGAGCGTCTGAAAGAGATGGAGGCTGAGATGGCTCT TTTTGAGCAGGAGGTTCTTGGTGGACCAGTACCCATATCAGCAAGCCCACCTCTCTTGGAGGCAGTACCTGTAGCTCTGGCTGTTCCAGCAGTTCCAGTAGTGCGACCCATTATAGGCACCAACACCTACAGACAG GTCCAGCAGACATTAGAAGCAAGAGCTGCTAGTTTTGTTGggcctccaccaccaccctttGTGGGACCAG TCCCTCCAGTACGTCCGCCCCCTCCTCCCATGATGAGACCAGCATTTGTCCCTCATATCCTGCAGAGACCTG GTGGTCAGAGGCTGCAGATGATGCGCGGTCCACCAATAGCACCACCTCTGCCCcgccctcctccacctcctcctatGATGCTCCCTCCTTCTCTGCAGAGCCAAACACCTCAGGGTGCTTCCCAGGCCATCCAGCACATGGCTGCTGTACCTCAG GTTGGTGATATAGTCTCGATGGTGTCAGCCCCGACCCCTAGGGGAGCCCCACCTCCTGTCAAACTGACGCCATCAATTATCCAGGCAGCACCAACTGTTTATTCTGCTCCTCCTGCCACTGTTGGACATAAAAGAATTGATGTTagagctcagagacaagctAGAATG GAAGAACTGGCAGCACGAGTTGCAGAGCAGCAGGCAGCAGTAATGGCAGCAGGTCTACTAGAGAAAAAGGAGAGTGACGACAGCAGCACCATTATTGGACCCAGCATGCCTGAGCCTGAGCACCCCCTCACTGAG ACTGTGGAAAGTGCAACGGAGgacaaaaagaaagggaaagtgGAAAAGGTGAAGAAGTGCATCCGTACGGCAGCAGGGATTAGCTGGGAGGACCCCAGTCTATTGGAGTGGGATTCAG ATGATTTCCGTATTTTCTGCGGCGATCTTGGTAATGAGGTCAATGACGACATACTAGCCAGAGCTTTTAGCAGATACCCATCTTTCCTCAAAGCTAAG GTGGTGAGAGACAAACGTACAGGAAAGACCAAAGGTTATGGCTTTGTCAGCTTCAAAGATCCAAATGACTATGTCAGAGCCATGAGAGAGATGAATG agttCCCTTGTATAACATCTGGGTAG